A stretch of Bradyrhizobium sp. CCBAU 53338 DNA encodes these proteins:
- a CDS encoding AraC family transcriptional regulator gives MFGAQVFRTADVDEMISISSRSLSAHRLILKDRHAFNGRLSRAQIGAISINHLSYGTELEVRAESMGDDLFFIEVPLSGESVTSLGVAKVIGNASTGCILSPDTAFSSIWSADCTKLLIKIGRVKAEQHLRSLTGADLRKPLRFDMEMHFGSDAVRPLRGLIDVLLAEAAVSESQCDRAPFHRCLETAFLTALIWTQPHNYSSQLERLRKPAAVPWYVRRAESYIKVHSSRQLSLDEIAADVGVSARTLQIGFRQFRGVSPMAYLRNYRLDQVMMRLEHANGKAKVCDFARSAGFVDMSKFARAYRIRFGCGPRETLRNRAPPLSDLSS, from the coding sequence ATGTTTGGAGCGCAGGTATTTCGTACAGCTGACGTTGACGAAATGATCTCTATAAGCTCCCGCTCTTTGAGCGCGCACCGACTTATCCTCAAGGATCGTCACGCCTTCAACGGAAGATTATCCCGCGCTCAAATTGGGGCGATATCAATTAATCATCTCAGCTATGGAACGGAGCTAGAGGTCCGGGCCGAGAGTATGGGGGATGACCTCTTCTTTATTGAGGTGCCCCTCTCGGGCGAAAGTGTCACGAGTCTAGGCGTAGCCAAAGTTATAGGGAATGCGAGCACCGGATGCATTTTGTCACCTGACACCGCGTTCTCGTCGATCTGGAGTGCCGATTGCACTAAGCTCCTTATCAAGATAGGTCGCGTCAAGGCCGAGCAACACCTTAGGTCTTTGACCGGAGCGGACCTACGCAAGCCACTTCGTTTCGACATGGAGATGCATTTTGGCTCAGATGCGGTTCGCCCGCTGCGAGGCTTGATCGATGTGTTACTGGCCGAAGCTGCCGTTTCGGAGAGCCAGTGCGACAGAGCTCCATTTCATCGGTGTCTGGAAACAGCCTTCTTAACCGCATTGATATGGACACAACCACATAACTACTCCAGTCAACTTGAAAGACTAAGAAAGCCAGCAGCCGTTCCGTGGTATGTGCGACGCGCTGAAAGCTACATCAAGGTGCACTCATCCAGGCAGCTGTCCTTGGATGAAATTGCAGCTGACGTTGGTGTGAGCGCGCGCACACTTCAGATTGGGTTTCGGCAGTTTCGGGGTGTTTCGCCGATGGCCTATTTGCGGAACTACAGACTTGATCAAGTCATGATGCGACTAGAGCACGCCAACGGCAAAGCCAAAGTGTGCGACTTCGCGCGCAGTGCGGGATTCGTCGACATGAGTAAGTTTGCGCGTGCATACCGAATACGCTTCGGTTGCGGCCCGCGCGAGACACTGCGCAATAGAGCGCCCCCATTATCAGACCTGTCGTCCTGA
- the tnpB gene encoding IS66 family insertion sequence element accessory protein TnpB (TnpB, as the term is used for proteins encoded by IS66 family insertion elements, is considered an accessory protein, since TnpC, encoded by a neighboring gene, is a DDE family transposase.): MIPIASGVRVWIATGHTDMRRGMNSLGLLVQEAFKRDPHGGDLYVFRGKSGKLIKILWHDGLGMSLYAKRLERGRFLWPSSADGVVTITPAQLGYLLEGIDWRLPQHTWRPQAAG; this comes from the coding sequence GTGATCCCCATTGCGTCGGGCGTGCGGGTGTGGATTGCGACTGGCCACACCGATATGCGTCGCGGCATGAACTCGCTGGGCTTGCTGGTGCAGGAAGCCTTCAAGCGAGATCCGCACGGCGGCGACCTCTATGTGTTCCGTGGCAAAAGCGGCAAGCTGATCAAGATCCTTTGGCACGACGGACTGGGCATGTCGCTCTACGCCAAGCGGCTGGAGCGCGGCCGGTTCCTGTGGCCGTCGTCAGCTGATGGCGTGGTGACAATCACCCCAGCCCAGCTTGGATACCTGCTGGAGGGCATCGACTGGCGGCTGCCGCAACATACGTGGCGACCGCAGGCGGCTGGCTGA
- a CDS encoding MSMEG_1061 family FMN-dependent PPOX-type flavoprotein, translating into MTEALEHVSGPSDLEDPRAALRERYGPPLDLGLMAHIDYLHMHYADFIRRSPFCLLATSDLQGRPSVSPKGDQPGFVEVVDAHTILFPDRPGNNQIISMQNIAVNPKVQLIFLVPGRLETLRVDGLASISTDPDLLKRMSFRDKPPKSVVTIKVYEAFMHCGKSVIRAQLWDPSTQVAKGEMASIARVTKDICVDAPYSYEQMEELTPVIYQATLY; encoded by the coding sequence ATGACAGAAGCGTTGGAGCATGTTTCTGGTCCTAGCGACCTAGAAGATCCGCGTGCGGCATTGCGCGAGCGTTACGGCCCCCCCCTCGATCTGGGATTGATGGCCCACATCGACTATCTTCACATGCACTATGCTGACTTCATCCGGCGCAGTCCGTTTTGCCTGCTTGCGACAAGCGACTTGCAGGGCCGTCCGTCGGTTTCACCGAAAGGCGATCAGCCCGGATTTGTCGAGGTCGTCGACGCACATACAATCCTGTTTCCTGATAGGCCCGGGAATAATCAAATCATCTCGATGCAAAACATCGCGGTCAATCCAAAGGTTCAGCTGATCTTCCTCGTGCCGGGACGCCTGGAAACCTTGCGCGTAGATGGCCTAGCAAGCATCTCAACCGATCCCGATCTGCTCAAGCGCATGAGTTTTCGTGATAAACCTCCAAAATCTGTGGTCACCATCAAGGTTTATGAAGCCTTCATGCACTGTGGGAAATCGGTCATTCGCGCCCAGCTGTGGGATCCATCAACGCAAGTAGCGAAGGGAGAAATGGCGAGCATTGCGCGCGTCACCAAAGACATATGCGTCGATGCGCCCTACAGCTACGAGCAGATGGAGGAGCTCACACCGGTCATCTACCAAGCGACGCTATACTGA
- a CDS encoding transposase: MDSDRRSAQVERLKVVDTGRRRRWSEDEKLKIVLESLQAPRQVAATARRYGVSRSLLLRWRRSFRPEPKDAVDQPSFVPAIVVAESEPTPCPAAPAGSGGSIEIEFATGARMRITGAVDAATLNAAVAALADGRLR; the protein is encoded by the coding sequence ATGGACAGTGATAGGCGCAGTGCCCAAGTCGAACGGCTTAAAGTGGTGGACACGGGTCGGCGGCGGCGCTGGTCCGAGGATGAGAAGCTCAAGATCGTCCTGGAGAGCTTACAGGCGCCGCGCCAGGTGGCGGCAACAGCGCGACGGTACGGCGTTTCGCGCTCATTGCTGCTGCGATGGCGACGCTCGTTTCGGCCGGAGCCGAAGGATGCCGTCGATCAACCTAGCTTCGTACCGGCGATAGTGGTCGCGGAATCAGAGCCGACGCCTTGTCCAGCCGCACCGGCCGGTAGCGGCGGGTCGATCGAGATTGAGTTTGCGACCGGGGCTCGGATGCGGATCACGGGTGCGGTCGACGCGGCGACGCTGAACGCCGCCGTGGCGGCGCTGGCAGATGGACGCTTGCGGTGA
- a CDS encoding molybdopterin-dependent oxidoreductase, with protein sequence MAFDIGLTACRKKEDQEVVLHLTHWGAFDAESDGKRLTNVRSWNEDPGENGLIANVASAQHHPARIAVPHVRAGWLEQGPGPTTKRGNDRFVAVSWEQALDLASAELRRVYRDFGADHVYGGSYGWASAGRFHHAQSQVHRFLNCLGGYVASVGNYSFGTAGVVLPHVLGSMYWELKSATAWSVIAMHTELFVAFGGLPAKNFAVSPGGISRHETEKWISSAKARGCRFISVGPVYDDPPSAGAEWIAARPGSDAAMMLALAHVLDTEQLADHRFLERYTVGFDRFAHYLHGMCDGVPKSPEWAESICEIPAERIRELAREMARSRTMIGVAWSLQRTQFGEQPVWLGVVLAAMLGQMGLPGGGVGHGYGSGAALGLPDLIASAPTFPQLRNLIDKYIPVSRIADMLLNPGSEYDYDGKRLQYPNIRLVYWAGGNPFHAHQDLGRLHDAFGRPDTVIVHDAFWTATARQADIVLPCTMTIERNDFGSGMGDPRLFPMPALTIPHGQAQDDYSIFARLAERLEVGSKFTEGRTAEDWLRSLYEEWRTTLAQDGHHVPSYEDFWVSRYIEIPVRQNDQVLLADFRTDPDANRLTTPSGRIEIFSERIDSFGYADCPGHPVWLEPEDWRANGRGKRFPLHLIANQPHDKLHSQLDVGEYSRSKKISGRAPLRINPDDAAARGLVEGQIVRVFNQVGACLAGLCISSNVRPGVVQLPTGAWYDPDPSDARFCWHGNPNVLTSDRGSSRLSQGCSGQHAMVEVEAYVGELKPPRVHYPPE encoded by the coding sequence ATGGCTTTTGATATCGGCCTCACTGCCTGCAGAAAGAAGGAGGACCAGGAAGTGGTATTGCACCTTACGCACTGGGGCGCGTTCGACGCGGAAAGTGATGGTAAGCGGCTGACCAATGTTCGCTCATGGAACGAGGATCCAGGGGAGAATGGTCTGATCGCAAACGTGGCGTCCGCACAGCATCATCCCGCTCGAATCGCGGTCCCGCACGTACGCGCGGGGTGGTTGGAGCAAGGGCCGGGGCCTACCACGAAGCGGGGGAATGACCGATTTGTAGCTGTGTCGTGGGAGCAGGCATTGGATCTCGCCTCCGCGGAGTTGCGGCGTGTTTACCGAGACTTCGGTGCCGACCACGTCTACGGAGGATCATACGGCTGGGCTAGTGCGGGGCGTTTTCATCACGCACAGAGCCAAGTGCACCGATTCCTGAACTGCCTCGGCGGGTATGTCGCTTCGGTCGGAAACTATAGCTTCGGCACAGCGGGCGTGGTCCTGCCGCATGTGCTGGGATCCATGTATTGGGAACTCAAGTCGGCGACCGCTTGGTCGGTCATCGCAATGCACACCGAGTTGTTTGTCGCTTTCGGTGGTCTGCCAGCCAAGAACTTTGCAGTGTCCCCCGGCGGAATTAGCCGCCACGAAACGGAGAAGTGGATCAGTTCAGCGAAAGCACGTGGCTGCCGCTTCATCTCGGTGGGCCCAGTATATGACGATCCACCTTCGGCGGGCGCCGAATGGATCGCTGCTCGGCCGGGGTCGGACGCCGCGATGATGCTGGCGCTGGCCCATGTTCTCGATACCGAGCAACTCGCAGATCATCGTTTCCTTGAGCGTTACACCGTTGGCTTCGACCGTTTTGCGCACTACCTTCACGGCATGTGCGATGGCGTCCCGAAGTCTCCCGAATGGGCAGAGAGCATCTGTGAAATACCTGCGGAACGCATACGAGAGCTGGCTCGCGAAATGGCGCGATCTCGCACAATGATAGGGGTGGCTTGGTCGTTACAGCGGACCCAGTTCGGTGAGCAACCCGTATGGTTAGGTGTGGTTTTGGCTGCAATGCTCGGCCAAATGGGACTACCCGGTGGCGGTGTTGGTCACGGTTACGGATCTGGCGCAGCGCTGGGCCTACCTGACCTCATTGCCTCAGCGCCGACCTTTCCTCAACTGAGGAACCTGATCGACAAATACATCCCGGTAAGCCGAATTGCTGATATGCTTCTCAATCCAGGCTCGGAATACGACTACGACGGGAAAAGGCTTCAATATCCGAACATACGGCTTGTATATTGGGCTGGTGGTAATCCCTTTCATGCCCACCAGGACCTTGGTCGATTACACGACGCGTTCGGCCGGCCTGATACCGTGATCGTGCATGATGCCTTTTGGACGGCAACGGCGCGACAAGCGGATATCGTTTTGCCTTGCACGATGACGATAGAACGCAATGATTTCGGTTCCGGCATGGGCGACCCGCGCCTCTTCCCTATGCCGGCGCTAACCATTCCACATGGCCAGGCTCAAGACGATTACTCAATTTTCGCGCGCCTCGCTGAGCGCCTCGAGGTTGGCAGCAAATTTACCGAGGGACGCACGGCTGAGGACTGGCTCCGTTCTCTTTACGAGGAATGGCGCACAACGCTAGCGCAAGATGGACATCACGTGCCATCGTATGAAGACTTTTGGGTAAGCCGCTATATTGAAATTCCCGTTCGTCAGAACGATCAGGTGCTGCTGGCGGATTTCCGCACTGATCCCGATGCCAATCGGCTAACTACTCCTAGCGGACGCATCGAGATATTTTCTGAAAGAATCGACAGTTTCGGTTATGCAGACTGCCCGGGCCATCCAGTGTGGCTTGAGCCTGAGGACTGGCGAGCAAACGGAAGGGGGAAGCGCTTTCCGCTACACCTCATCGCCAACCAGCCACACGATAAACTGCACAGTCAACTGGATGTCGGCGAGTATAGCCGTTCAAAGAAGATTTCTGGTCGCGCGCCTCTGCGAATAAATCCCGACGATGCGGCCGCGCGTGGTCTTGTCGAGGGCCAGATTGTGCGGGTCTTTAACCAAGTCGGCGCGTGTTTGGCCGGACTCTGCATCAGCTCAAATGTGCGACCGGGGGTTGTGCAGCTTCCAACGGGAGCATGGTATGACCCGGACCCCAGCGACGCCAGATTTTGCTGGCACGGCAATCCGAATGTCCTGACCAGCGACCGGGGGTCCTCGCGTCTGTCTCAAGGATGTTCCGGCCAGCATGCCATGGTCGAGGTCGAAGCATATGTCGGCGAGTTGAAACCCCCGCGTGTCCATTACCCGCCGGAATAA
- a CDS encoding indolepyruvate oxidoreductase subunit beta family protein has translation MDALSPMADQLSREKPLSIAVLAMGGQGGGVLADWIVEVAEAEGWVAQSTSVPGVAQRTGATIYYIEALLPRDGVSPVLSLMPTPGDVDVVIAAELMEAGRSVLRGLVTPDRTTLIASTHRAFAVLEKVAPGDGIGDPIAVTEATDVAARKVIAFDMEALALANGSMISAAMLGALAASETLPFPKQTYEKIIGGGKKGAAASLKAFAAAFDRTRTAPRETPRRGAEKRSDPIPASAGHPKLDALLRRLRSEIPEPAQPMAFVGLKRLVEFQNIAYAHTYLDRLKRLSELDRKHGGEVAGFSFSLEAAKYVAIAMAYDDVIRVADIKVRSSRFTRMRKEIGAKDDQIVYSTEYLHPRAEEICGMLPARIGKFVEDRPALFRALDRFVNRGRRVEVRRLGGFLQLYIVASLRGTRLSSLRHKHEVEHLEKWLTTACETLPTNYRLAVEVLRCRRLVKGYSDTHARGLSKFDRVMNTVPALVGRNDGADWLDRLKRAALIDEAGVELDGAIKTIQVSLN, from the coding sequence ATGGACGCCTTGAGTCCGATGGCCGACCAACTTTCGCGCGAGAAGCCGCTATCGATCGCCGTTTTGGCCATGGGTGGTCAAGGTGGCGGGGTACTGGCCGATTGGATTGTTGAGGTTGCCGAAGCCGAAGGCTGGGTCGCACAGTCAACTTCGGTGCCCGGTGTGGCACAGCGTACCGGCGCGACCATCTACTATATCGAAGCCCTTCTACCACGCGATGGGGTATCACCTGTCCTGTCACTGATGCCGACGCCCGGTGATGTCGACGTGGTCATCGCCGCCGAGCTTATGGAGGCCGGACGTTCGGTCTTGCGCGGTCTGGTCACCCCTGATCGCACGACCTTGATTGCCTCTACGCACCGGGCCTTTGCTGTCCTGGAGAAGGTAGCACCGGGCGATGGCATAGGAGATCCTATCGCGGTCACCGAAGCAACTGACGTTGCCGCGCGAAAGGTTATCGCCTTCGATATGGAAGCACTTGCTCTTGCCAATGGAAGCATGATTTCCGCAGCCATGCTGGGGGCCCTGGCAGCGTCCGAGACGCTACCGTTCCCGAAGCAGACCTACGAGAAGATCATTGGAGGTGGCAAAAAAGGAGCTGCTGCGAGTCTGAAGGCGTTTGCAGCCGCGTTCGACCGAACACGAACTGCCCCCCGCGAGACGCCTCGGCGAGGAGCTGAGAAGAGGTCAGATCCGATCCCGGCAAGCGCCGGTCATCCCAAGCTCGATGCGTTGCTGAGACGTCTGCGATCGGAGATCCCTGAGCCAGCTCAGCCGATGGCTTTCGTAGGCTTGAAGCGCTTAGTTGAATTTCAAAACATAGCATACGCACATACCTATCTAGATCGCCTGAAGCGACTGAGCGAGCTCGATCGCAAACATGGTGGCGAAGTGGCAGGATTTTCGTTCAGCCTGGAAGCCGCAAAGTACGTGGCTATCGCGATGGCTTACGACGACGTCATCCGCGTCGCGGACATCAAAGTGAGGTCTTCTCGCTTTACTAGGATGCGCAAGGAAATTGGCGCCAAGGACGATCAAATCGTTTATTCGACGGAGTATCTTCACCCTCGCGCGGAAGAGATATGCGGCATGCTTCCCGCGCGAATCGGAAAATTTGTCGAAGACCGTCCGGCGCTCTTTCGCGCGCTAGACCGTTTCGTCAATCGCGGCCGACGAGTCGAAGTTCGAAGGCTCGGAGGATTTCTCCAGCTTTATATCGTGGCTTCCCTGAGAGGGACAAGACTATCGAGCCTTCGGCACAAGCACGAGGTTGAGCATCTGGAGAAATGGCTCACGACGGCCTGCGAGACCCTGCCGACAAACTACCGGCTGGCCGTAGAGGTTCTACGTTGTCGGCGGCTGGTGAAGGGCTACTCGGACACCCACGCCCGCGGTCTGTCCAAGTTCGATCGCGTCATGAATACCGTGCCGGCGCTCGTAGGGCGAAATGACGGTGCGGATTGGCTCGATCGCTTGAAACGTGCAGCGCTTATTGACGAGGCTGGCGTCGAACTGGACGGCGCGATCAAGACAATTCAGGTGTCCTTGAATTAG
- a CDS encoding IS66 family transposase: protein MGNDDSLPDDVTTLQAMLRAERAARLTAEAEAQAGTLLIEKLKLTIKKLRHEQFGQSSERGALLDQLELQLADLEENVVQAETAAQMAAEKIVVPSFERRKPARRPLPEHLPRERIVYPVPATCPCCGDSRLRKLGEDVTETLELVPRRWKVIQHVREKLVCRACEAITQPPAPSHPIARGRAGSKLLAHVLFAKYGLHLPLHRQSDVYQREGIELDVSTLADWVGASAATLMPLVDAIRSHVFAAERIHADDTTVPVLAKGKTRTGRLWTYVRDDRPFAGPDPPAAVFFYSPDRGGAHPEQHLAGYAGLMQADAYAGFGRLYEANRKGGPIIEAACWAHGRRKFFDLARLTKAPIAAETVKRIDVLFAIEREINGFTAQERLRMRQERSRPLIVELEAWLREQRAKLSRNNDTTKAINYCLSRWDAFSRFLDDGRLCMSNNAAERELRAVAVGRKNWTFAGSDEGGRRAAAIYSLIATAKLNDIDPQAWLADVLARLPDHPAKRIDELLPWKWQPQSVAHAA, encoded by the coding sequence ATGGGCAATGATGATTCTCTTCCCGACGATGTGACCACGCTGCAGGCGATGCTGCGCGCCGAGCGAGCGGCCCGTTTGACCGCGGAAGCTGAGGCCCAGGCGGGGACATTGCTGATCGAGAAGCTCAAGCTCACGATCAAGAAGCTCCGACACGAGCAGTTCGGACAGTCCTCCGAGCGAGGCGCATTGCTCGACCAGCTCGAGCTACAGCTCGCCGATCTGGAGGAGAACGTCGTGCAAGCCGAGACCGCGGCGCAGATGGCAGCTGAGAAGATCGTGGTGCCATCGTTCGAGCGTCGCAAGCCAGCCCGCCGGCCCTTGCCGGAGCATTTGCCGCGGGAGCGCATTGTCTATCCGGTGCCTGCCACCTGCCCATGCTGCGGCGACAGCCGATTGCGCAAGCTTGGCGAGGACGTGACCGAGACGCTGGAGCTCGTTCCGCGCCGGTGGAAGGTGATCCAGCACGTGCGCGAGAAGCTCGTCTGCCGGGCCTGCGAAGCGATCACCCAGCCGCCGGCTCCCTCGCATCCGATTGCGCGCGGGCGTGCAGGGTCCAAGCTGCTGGCCCATGTCCTGTTCGCCAAGTACGGCCTGCACCTGCCTCTTCATCGTCAGAGCGACGTCTACCAGCGTGAAGGCATCGAGCTCGACGTATCGACGCTCGCGGACTGGGTAGGTGCCTCCGCGGCAACCCTGATGCCTCTGGTCGATGCGATCCGGAGCCACGTCTTCGCAGCCGAGCGCATCCACGCGGATGACACCACAGTGCCGGTCCTGGCCAAGGGCAAGACCCGGACCGGCCGGCTCTGGACTTACGTGCGCGACGACCGTCCGTTTGCCGGCCCAGATCCGCCGGCGGCCGTGTTCTTCTACTCGCCCGATCGTGGCGGTGCGCATCCGGAGCAGCATCTGGCGGGCTATGCTGGACTGATGCAGGCCGACGCCTACGCCGGCTTTGGTAGGCTTTACGAGGCCAATCGCAAGGGCGGCCCGATCATCGAGGCCGCATGCTGGGCGCACGGCAGACGCAAGTTCTTTGATCTGGCACGGCTCACCAAGGCGCCGATCGCGGCCGAGACGGTCAAGCGCATCGATGTCCTGTTCGCCATCGAGCGCGAGATCAACGGTTTTACTGCGCAGGAGCGTTTGCGTATGCGCCAGGAGCGTAGTCGCCCCCTGATCGTCGAGCTGGAGGCCTGGTTGCGCGAGCAGCGCGCCAAGCTCTCCAGGAACAACGACACGACCAAAGCGATCAATTACTGTCTCAGCCGCTGGGATGCATTTAGCCGCTTCCTTGATGACGGACGGCTTTGCATGTCGAACAATGCTGCTGAGCGTGAGCTACGGGCGGTCGCCGTGGGACGAAAAAATTGGACCTTCGCCGGGTCCGATGAGGGCGGCCGGCGTGCGGCTGCCATCTACAGTCTCATCGCCACCGCCAAACTCAATGACATCGACCCGCAGGCTTGGCTTGCCGACGTGCTGGCGCGCCTGCCGGATCACCCTGCCAAGCGCATTGACGAACTGCTCCCTTGGAAGTGGCAGCCTCAAAGCGTCGCTCACGCCGCTTAA
- a CDS encoding nitrate/nitrite transporter has product MNLNMLAEKDQARIWRWQIAILALALIGEVFLAADWYAFAAVISFVSETLQLDHAQAGFAQGIFALAYALGMVAWSPASARMSARNMLLIGLVGTGVGMVLQTFVQSYAQLIGLRLFIGLFDAAIFLGNMKLIFGWFPQSRRASIVGLVLAAYSLAITLDFAVGVPLTLAVGWRAFFGTLAAGTLVMGLVNWLLVRNGPAEIGYSGFAWEEADGIASRVPFRLIFAQKWFFVSALGICSGVGAIAGTATWVVPAYIKVQNMPVESAALIGVAMGLSQVVFLTVGGYISDHVRKSVMIRIGALLALVSALLFTVSTIYPMSFILLLVFAGLSGMCVIGGGAIFSLLSEKYPPSIATAAVGYAEIFGMGANFLSPWIMGVVLTETGGSFTHGFLAFAALEAIFVVALLVLALEPRAAKSIIDVRNRVPAN; this is encoded by the coding sequence ATGAACTTGAATATGCTCGCCGAAAAGGACCAAGCGCGGATCTGGCGTTGGCAGATAGCCATACTTGCACTCGCTCTCATTGGAGAGGTTTTTCTCGCTGCCGACTGGTACGCATTTGCTGCTGTGATCTCCTTTGTGTCCGAGACACTGCAGCTCGATCACGCTCAGGCTGGATTTGCACAAGGCATCTTCGCCTTGGCTTACGCACTCGGCATGGTTGCGTGGTCTCCGGCGAGCGCGCGCATGAGTGCGCGAAATATGCTGCTTATCGGGCTTGTCGGAACCGGCGTGGGAATGGTGTTACAGACCTTCGTGCAAAGCTATGCTCAGCTTATCGGATTGCGGCTGTTCATCGGCCTCTTCGATGCCGCCATTTTCCTGGGAAACATGAAGCTGATTTTCGGTTGGTTCCCGCAATCCCGCAGAGCAAGCATCGTCGGCTTGGTGCTAGCGGCGTACAGTCTTGCTATCACACTCGATTTTGCCGTTGGTGTGCCGCTTACCCTAGCTGTTGGTTGGAGGGCGTTTTTTGGAACGCTCGCCGCGGGCACATTGGTCATGGGGTTGGTAAATTGGCTATTGGTCCGGAACGGGCCAGCTGAGATCGGATATTCCGGCTTTGCGTGGGAGGAAGCCGATGGGATTGCGTCGCGCGTGCCCTTCCGGCTGATCTTTGCGCAGAAGTGGTTCTTTGTAAGTGCCTTGGGAATTTGCTCCGGTGTCGGCGCGATTGCTGGCACAGCGACGTGGGTGGTTCCCGCTTACATCAAGGTCCAAAACATGCCTGTAGAGAGCGCAGCCCTGATTGGAGTGGCAATGGGGCTATCCCAAGTGGTCTTCTTGACTGTGGGCGGGTATATATCAGATCACGTCAGAAAATCGGTCATGATCAGAATTGGCGCCTTACTCGCTTTGGTTTCGGCACTTCTTTTCACAGTCTCGACGATTTATCCAATGAGCTTCATTTTGCTCCTGGTGTTCGCGGGACTTAGCGGGATGTGCGTAATCGGAGGAGGTGCCATCTTTTCCTTGCTCAGCGAAAAATATCCCCCCTCCATTGCTACAGCCGCAGTGGGCTACGCAGAGATATTTGGCATGGGTGCGAACTTTCTTTCTCCTTGGATCATGGGAGTGGTTCTAACCGAAACGGGAGGTTCATTCACTCACGGCTTCCTGGCTTTCGCCGCACTGGAAGCCATATTCGTCGTGGCGCTGCTTGTGCTGGCGCTTGAACCGAGAGCCGCGAAGAGTATCATTGATGTACGTAATCGCGTGCCGGCTAACTGA
- a CDS encoding alpha/beta hydrolase, with protein sequence MASNGAMITPETYSVDGILVERYCAEPGSGSPRRKIVCVHGGTQASWAWQDCAPAFAAAGLDVHALNWLGRNGSAPLEHDQLLRMSIADVVQDIRKVTQRFDAPPLLVGHSMGGLACQLYAQTYETKALLLLAPVVTRETNSDPIEMPISMDSLFSPPPREMAYTMFFQALDPARSKHYYDLLVPESPVRCYEATRFTLSVNPARINVPVQIVSGALDILTPAPTGEALAKLYNAEYRVEPELGHNLTLGDKAKCLAESLAPWLNQHA encoded by the coding sequence ATGGCCAGTAATGGCGCGATGATCACACCGGAAACATATTCAGTCGATGGCATTCTCGTTGAAAGGTACTGTGCCGAGCCGGGGTCCGGGTCGCCGCGTCGAAAGATTGTTTGCGTGCACGGGGGAACGCAAGCATCGTGGGCTTGGCAAGATTGTGCGCCGGCTTTTGCAGCTGCGGGCCTCGATGTGCATGCATTAAATTGGCTCGGCCGTAACGGTTCGGCACCGCTCGAGCACGATCAATTGCTCAGAATGTCCATTGCTGATGTAGTGCAGGATATTCGCAAGGTCACCCAACGATTCGATGCTCCCCCGCTGCTTGTCGGTCATTCAATGGGAGGCTTAGCCTGTCAACTCTATGCCCAGACGTACGAAACAAAGGCACTTCTCCTGCTCGCGCCTGTCGTTACGCGGGAGACGAACTCCGATCCAATCGAAATGCCGATATCCATGGACAGTCTGTTTTCTCCGCCGCCCAGGGAGATGGCGTACACCATGTTTTTTCAAGCCCTCGATCCCGCGAGGAGCAAGCATTACTACGACCTGCTCGTTCCGGAGTCTCCAGTTCGCTGCTACGAGGCTACCCGTTTTACGCTCTCCGTGAACCCAGCGCGCATAAATGTACCGGTCCAGATCGTTTCAGGAGCGCTCGATATCTTGACGCCAGCGCCTACGGGTGAAGCGCTTGCGAAGCTTTATAATGCTGAATATCGCGTTGAACCGGAACTCGGACATAACTTGACGCTAGGCGATAAGGCTAAATGCCTAGCGGAAAGTCTGGCTCCCTGGCTCAACCAACACGCTTAG